A window of Pseudophryne corroboree isolate aPseCor3 chromosome 1, aPseCor3.hap2, whole genome shotgun sequence genomic DNA:
GCTTGAAAACTGCTCCCAAAGCCGGACTGTGTTGTGTGTCTACATCCTTTGTGCTCTTTCCATTGTCTTCTCTCTTGTGCTATTGAATGAAACCAGTAAGCTTGGAAAGATTTGTTCTCACGATACGCTAGTAGGGAAAGTGGTATTATAGCCACTTAGTTACAGGGCAAGGGAGATAGTCGAGCTAAATCAGAGGTCTTCCATGCACATCAATGTATCTAAGCTTTAATaggtatttccttctcttgaattTAATAGCATGGTACATGTGAACATCAGCTGAATTAATGAAGCAAAGAGCTGTCCCTTTTCCAAACTTCTCTGGCACATTAGTGTGGGGGGTGTGGCTTCTCAGCTGCAGCTGCCATGGCTTTACTGACAGATACCATTAGCACTCCCAGTTTGTTTGGGATAAGAGGCTCAATCAGTCACTAGTGGATAGTAACTGAGCACAAAGTCAGAAGTAAGCCGCCGGAGACATGCAGTTCTTGTTCCTGTTACCTTTGCTTCTGTGCTCACACCTGATACCTGGTGTGGGTGCCAGCACTTCAGCATGTGGCCCTTGTAACGTGGATGAGTGTAGCTTTATCACCTGTGCAGCACCTGAGCTGCTCACCAAAGATGAATGTGACTGTTGTGAGCGCTGCCTCAGCATTGAAGGAGAGGAGTGTGGTGGTCCAGATGAGAGCAGAGCTCGCTGTGCACCTGGTATGGTCTGTGTAAGCCGGTCCAGTTTTGGAAGTGCAGCTTCTTCTTTTTCTGATGGCACAGGATTCTGCTTGTGTGAAGAGGAAGGTGCTGTATGTGGCTCAGATGGAAAGACCCATACCAGTGTGTGTGCTCTTCGTCTGCACAGCTGGAAGACTCAGAGCCAAggcaagggttccatccacaaggtaCATGATGGAGAGTGTAAATTTGGTAAGTGTTTTAGAAAAGATCTGATACATTCCTACTACTACTAGCATAATGTAGTTCTGCCATTGCAAATTGTCTTTCACGTGAATTTAAACTGAACATTTTATGCAGTGTAACTTTGCTGTAATGACAATTCCCCTAGTTGATTCTCATGCTGTAAGTTACAGTGTACATTCAGTCTTgagggaaaaaaactttgtttGATTGCTGTCACTATCTATGAGCTATACATTCCATGCTTCAGCAGTGCAGGTAACATTTTAATAAATGAAGCTATGAGTAGTTAATGAACTTATCATCTTTTATAGCCATTAAAAAAAGACAGATGAACATATTTGTGTGTTGGTGTAAATTACTATTGATAAATGTAATTGCTGAAATTTTCCACATTGTATCTCTATTGGAGAATTCTGGAGATCAGGTCTAAAAACCAGAACACCATTGGGTTCTCAGTACAAATTACCAAATGTATCAGTGATTTGTTAGCCTTAGAAAATATCATGCTGAAAAAACGATTAATATGATAAATACGACATCATTTATTTGATTATTTAGTAATTACAGTCTAATGTTCAGTCATGTTATGGCATTGCTGCATCCACCTCTTTTCATGGTCATGTTTGGGGTAGTGACACTGTTCTTTTGTTTTCTTTGTTTGGTGCTTAGTTTTATCATGTCCTCAGAAATAATTTGGTATCTTCTGCACCATACTATTGAATGGAACGGTCTACAGAACTAAAGACCACATGAATAACCTGTCTTCATATGTTTTACTAAATACATAAACATTCATGTTATTACTGAACTCTGTATACCTTTAGCATGAGTTTACTGTACAGTGGGTGCATCGCTAttgaatgtactgtactgtaagtgaaaGACAGTTTAATTCCAATCATACAAGAATGAAATATGGAATATATACTCATACAGATATGTGCATAATACAAAACAAGACATATGACCAAAACAAATTCCAAGTGGTTATACATATAAAACCTGTTTTAAATGTTTGATAAATGTTTTGTATCAAGATGAACATACACAGACTAGATTGGACAACTGGAATATGTCCAATGtattggtatccggactctaggtcgacacgaactggtcaacacctgaaataggtcgacatggacaaaaggtcaacatgaacaatgtCGAAATGGAaacaggtcaacatgattttttcaaTTTTTGaaaaaccttttcatactttacgatccacgtggactataattggggtggagcgaggcaccttacccgaagcatggcgagcgaagcgagccatgcgaggagactcggtgcactaattggggttcccggtcactgtatggagaaaacgacaccaaaaaaacataaaaaaccttatgttgacatttttccatgtcgaccttttgtccatgtcgacctatttcaggtgttgacctaaggtgtgtcgaccttattggtgttgtccttgagtcccagaccccaaTGTATTATATATAAAGACATTGGCCAATCACACACTAGTCCCATGAGATCCAGCTGTCTAAACTGATCACTAAATGCTGGATCTCTTTGGTATTGCCAACAACTACCGTTTGAGTACCCAAAGTGCTGACTTACCGCACGTCAGCTTGCCACCTCAGGAGTCTGCCAGCTGAAATGTGTCCCCCTGCACCAATTTGCAtccaaacagagcaacaattgaattgctccatcagtctCCATCTAGTGGCAGTTGTAGGTAAAAACAACTGAATTGAGACTTTGCCCTCTCCGGAGTGCACACAGACCcgggggtctatttatcaataatCGCATACTCCGTGTAATCTGGGCTCACTACTAAATGTATGACAGAATACCGACAGAGCCCATTCCTGTGATGTACTCAAAGTGGTAGTGGACTCATGCGCATGGGTGGTATACTGACCACACATGCACAGCAGCCGTTGCTGGGGAGAGTTCTAGTGGAACTCTCTGCTGGCTAATTTTGCAATCTGTCACCCATAGGCTACAAaaggctaatgccatcttcagatggcgttagctgtgggAGCCAAACTCTGAAATTCTTAGCATTCCTGATTTTCGTAAaaatgacagcatcacatcccccatagaaacctattgggGTTGCAGCTGCTTTTGGGAATGCAGCGGTCCCTACGTCACACATTTGgatgatactaaatatttgtgaATATCCCCCAAAAACAAGTGTGTTAGGGGAATTTGAcacatatttaatgataaatgggcccctgatCACTTTGCAATAGATCATTCTGACTTTGTAGCATTAAGTAGTCTGCACAAGGTAAGATTTTAATTGGTTACTACTTTGCACAAAAACAATTTGCACACTGTGTGATACCATACCAAACAAAATACTATTGATTCGTTTTGATCCTTTAGGATGAAACATTTTAATGTGTGCAGCTAATCACCTGTAATGTTTAGTAATACTCTATATCAGCATCTGTACAATGTATCCATGCACATATGAGGCCAAGTTGCCTACAGATCCCATCAAATCACTTTTAAGATTATTTTGTTGAGTTTTATAGGTAACAGACAAATGCATCACAGTTGTGTCAGAATTTCTATCATCGCTTTTATGTCATATCTAGGAGATTTTTCCACATATTAAGCATAGTGTCACTCAACATTGCAATAGGCATTAGTTCTCAATTCTGTTGAGAACAAAGCCATGCAATGAAAAGAAACGCATAAAAAGCGCAATACCTGGTGGCACTTGTACGTAGAAGCTGTCTGTAGCAACAGTGACAATACAATAAACCTTCAATTCAACTCCACGAATGCCTTTTCAGATAGATCCGTTATCGGTCACTGACGTGCATCAGAGGTGTCGGTTAAAGAATACCATTGTTATTATTTTGCAAGCTCCAATTTTACTGCCCCAAAAGTTTTTTTTAATGATGAATTTTTATATTTActaataaaaatgcaaaaaagaccACAAAGACTTTTATTAATGTGATGGGACATAGTGTCAGCAGTAAGAGACAAAGACGTGCTTATGTATGCTAATTTAATGAGTGCACTAATTTTGTAAGCATCCTTTGGGAGATGTGGTCAGAACACAGTGAACATGAGGTTATGTAACAAGCCATCTGTTATCTTATTAGTGCCTGTAGAACCAATGACCTTCTCACCTGGTACTCTCATCTACAGTCATTTATGTTTATATACACAACTCTGCATCAACAGAGAATAGGTTTATACTGTTTTTTTGCATTTATTCTTTCATCATGAACCTGAGCATTTAATTTATAGAGTGTTTTATGAGTTTGTCTTTGTGTGCTTCTGATTTATTCACATCAATAAATGTACCAAGAGTTGGGAAAAAATATTCATGTAGCTCAGAAATGTTTTTAGAATAATTAAAGTAATACTGTAGGTCAGCTTCTgttgtaaatatatatttatgtctgtgtataggggccttaggggctaattcaggcggGATTGAAAATCGCGATCCAACTGGAAATTTTGCGATAGCCCCGCGGGGACATGTACAGGGTCTGTCcagcgcatgcacccgcatttactGTGGGGGACCTGCAGTAATTACGAACGCCTCTGCGTGGTTGACAGGCAGATGCATTCGCGggccggcaacgctccatttccaagacTGATTCGGAGCATTACAGGGGCCGCGTCAGGGAAATGGAGATGTGGCGGCGCAAACAGGGGGGAATGGCGGTGTTATCGGGGTGCCTGTTTGATGTCTCATGCAGCCGCTCGTATGTCGCAGCCAGGCTGGAGGCTTCCATAATTCTGCGATCACTCTGAAATTGCGATCGTACCGCAATTTCAGAGTGATTGCAGTGGGTGGTCGGCggacagcatgctgggtggccttgccctatgatgggcggcccccagcatgcaagtgaAAGGATTGCAAATAAaaagcagaatttgtaatcctttctgaataaggtcctaattcagcttcagttgcaatttagCAAAATCAAATGGCATGCAAGTGCCACCAGGTACAATCGCAGAACAGCAACTGAAGCTCCATGAGGTCCTATGTGCAAGGCAAGTATATCCCTTTCTCTGGACACTGCCCAAAATTagactttctctagcatccataagggatattgggaatagaattagtacaatggggtatagacgggtccaaaggagccagtgcactttaaatttcttcaactgggtgtgctggctcctcccctctatgccccctcccacaggcagtttagaaagaagtgccctcaggagaggatgcacactctccagctccagagtttttttttcttcaatttcatttaataCTTTGTttgtttcggtatgctgtttgggcaacagtacaCCTGCGCCGTGGGAATTAGGGGGGGAGACGGTCACCGGACTcatgaggtgcagagctgcttctccgctgcaggaccactgtcctgaggggctgtttattcagcagggcactgcgccttagcagtcgcagcttgccgcacacccctaacagagcctgaaggtgatTGTCATGGTGAGAACAAACCGAGGGCCCCGCTAGGGGGCTCCTCGGTTCATTGTGTGGCAGAAGCgtgggtgaggcatacgggtccctcctagGGGGGATCCGCGGGTGACCCTGCGTGAGAGTGGAGGGAGGtatgttgtaccaagcatttatgtga
This region includes:
- the IGFBPL1 gene encoding insulin-like growth factor-binding protein-like 1, whose protein sequence is MQFLFLLPLLLCSHLIPGVGASTSACGPCNVDECSFITCAAPELLTKDECDCCERCLSIEGEECGGPDESRARCAPGMVCVSRSSFGSAASSFSDGTGFCLCEEEGAVCGSDGKTHTSVCALRLHSWKTQSQGKGSIHKVHDGECKFAPVITMAPGRIHNITGAQVYLTCEVKAIPTPSIYWRKVTESPKGVRLFEELPGDRVNVAVQVRGGPSRHQSTSWVMIKPLMKEDEGTYQCHATNMVGEVFSEGSIKVSVPSTRRMRKINRAGTEIIA